From the Prunus dulcis chromosome 4, ALMONDv2, whole genome shotgun sequence genome, one window contains:
- the LOC117626449 gene encoding protein phosphatase 1 regulatory inhibitor subunit PPP1R8 homolog, translating into MFGRAGLDRFKKAQSLEPFSLNPNSNSKSTPLPSLSHSQQAQHQPPPPPLAPPEAAPLVGVEQTPQQHLTQLGGGQSTWQPPDWAIDPRPGVYYLEVVKEGQVLDRITLDRRRNIFGRQSQTCDFVLDHQSVSRQHAVVVPHKNGSIYVIDLGSAHGTFVANERVTKDTPVELEVGQSLRFAASTRTYILRKNDAALFPRPSLPAEVNLPPPPDPSDEEAVVAYNTLLNRHGLTRFDVGPMSRESGDSGAQGATQQPERASKRIRKARVSFRDQVGGELVEVVGVSDGVDVETEPGPVGVKEGSLVGKYESLVQITVIPKGKEQLCAKEDNSSQKGMTEKLQQVLNRVKTAPKGGIYDDLYGDSFSGKVGSSWAYPSAGSSGKQGSPGRETDEKALSVKVGTNSNHADDDEDDLFGD; encoded by the exons ATGTTCGGAAGAGCTGGGCTTGATCGATTTAAGAAAGCTCAGTCCTTGGAACCCTTTTCGCTCAATcccaattccaattccaaatccaCTCCCTTGCCCTCTCTTTCGCATTCGCAGCAAGCCCAACATCAACCTCCTCCTCCCCCTCTTGCACCTCCCGAGGCTGCCCCTCTCGTGGGGGTCGAGCAGACTCCGCAGCAGCATCTCACTCAGCTTGGTGGGGGTCAGTCCACTTGGCAGCCCCCTGACTGGGCAATTGACCCCCGCCCCGGTGTGTATTATCTTGAGGTTGTCAAGGAAGGTCAGGTTCTTGATCGCATTACTCTCGATAGGCGTCGCAACATCTTTGGCCGCCAATCTCAAACTTGTGACTTTGTGCTGGATCATCAGTCCGTTTCCCGCCAACATGCCGTTGTTGTTCCTCACAAGAATGGAAG CATATATGTAATTGATTTGGGATCGGCACATGGCACTTTTGTTGCAAATGAACGAGTGACTAAAGATACCCCTGTTGAGCTTGAAGTGGGGCAGTCTTTGCGGTTTGCTGCATCAACTAGAACTTATATCTTGAGAAAGAATGATGCAGCTCTTTTTCCTCGTCCTTCACTGCCTGCAGAGGTTAATCTGCCTCCGCCTCCTGATCCCTCTGATGAAGAAGCTGTCGTGGCTTATAATACGCTACTAAATCGTCATGGTCTGACCAGGTTTGACGTAGGGCCTATGTCCCGTGAGTCTGGTGACTCAGGTGCACAAGGTGCCACCCAGCAGCCAGAGAGAGCGTCCAAGAGAATTAGGAAGGCAAGAGTGTCATTCAGGGATCAAGTGGGCGGAGAGCTGGTTGAAGTAGTCGGGGTTTCAGATGGTGTGGATGTCGAGACTGAACCTGGTCCAGTAGGTGTAAAAGAAGGAAGTCTTGTTGGGAAATATGAATCCCTTGTGCAGATTACAGTAATACCCAAAGGAAAGGAGCAATTATGTGCGAAGGAAGACAATTCTTCCCAAAAAGGCATGACTGAAAAATTACAACAGGTCTTAAATAGAGTCAAAACTGCTCCAAAGGGTGGGATTTATGATGACCTTTATGGAGACTCTTTTTCAGGTAAAGTGGGTTCTTCCTGGGCATATCCTTCTGCGGGTTCTAGTGGTAAACAAGGTTCTCCAGGTAGAGAAACCGATGAGAAGGCATTAAGTGTAAAGGTTGGAACTAACTCAAACCAcgctgatgatgatgaggatgatttATTTGGTGATTGA
- the LOC117624467 gene encoding C2 and GRAM domain-containing protein At1g03370 isoform X2, with protein sequence MKLVVQVMGARDLPAMDLNGLSDPYVKVQLGKQKFRTKVVKKTLNPYWGEEFALRVEDLNEELLISVLDEDKYFNDDFVGCVKLPVSQVFDAGNKSLETAWYPLQPKSKKSKNKDCGEILLTIHFSVNNSFADSASDGGDIGFESPSRSFSGPSESASPVRARQEETATFKEEKLCAQKTLAGRIAQMFNKNPDTVPASSSRVDLTELAETAKSEVYESSSEDQSSSATFEELMRTMQSRDQASETPSNLPGGVLLDQLYVTPPQDINTFLFSPDSGFPKSLAEVHGTTELEVGLWKLDNSSESVKRVVTYIKAATKLIKACKGTEDQVYLKADGKVFAVLSSVSTPDVPYGRTFRTELLYCITPGPELPSGEQSSRLVISWRMNFLQSTMMKGMIENGARQGLKDSFDQFATLLSQNVKPVDSKDLGSNKDQVLASLQAEPQSDWKLAVQYFGNFTVVSTVFIGLYMLVHIWLAIPSTIQGLEFVGLDLPDSIGEFIVCGVLVLQGERVLGLISRFMQARAQKGSDHGVKAQGDGWLLTVALIEGSNIAAVDSSGFSDPYVVFTCNGKTRTSSIKFQKCDPTWNEIFEFDAMDEPPSVLDVEIYDFDGPFDEAISLGHAEINFVKTNISDLADLWVPLRGKLAQACQSKLHLRIFLNNTRGGNVANHFLTKMEKEVGKKITVRSPQTNSAFQKLFGLPPEEFLINDFTCHLKRKMPLQGRLFLSARIIGFHANLFGHKTKFFFLWEDIEEIQVVPPSLSSMGSPIVVMTLRPGRGMDARHGAKTQDGEGRLKFHFQSFVSFNVAHRTIMALWKARSLSPEQKVQIVEEESEVKIQSEESGSFLGLDDVSMSETNFFVELFGGGELDRRVMEKAGCLNYSYTPWESEKGDVCVRQIYYRFDKRVSQYRGEVTSTQQKSRLSDRNGWLVQEVSTLHAVPLGDYFNLHIRYQIEDLPSNSKGCQVKVYFGVEWLKGTRHQKRITKNVLKNLQDRLKDTFSVVETEFTR encoded by the exons ATGAAGCTGGTGGTTCAAGTAATGGGGGCTCGAGATCTGCCAGCAATGGATCTAAACGGGTTAAGTGATCCGTATGTGAAGGTGCAGCTGGGAAAGCAGAAGTTCAGGACCAAAGTGGTGAAGAAGACCTTAAACCCATATTGGGGAGAAGAGTTTGCCCTGAGGGTTGAGGACCTCAATGAGGAGCTACTCATCTCTGTTTTGGATGAAGACAAGTACTTTAACGATGACTTTGTTGGCTGTGTCAAGCTCCCTGTTTCCCAAGTCTTCGATGCCGGCAATAAGTCCCTTGAAACTGCTTGGTACCCTCTCCAACCCAAAAGTAAAAAGTCCAAGAACAAAGATTGTG GAGAGATTCTTTTGACGATACATTTTTCTGTAAACAATTCATTTGCGGACTCAGCTTCTGATGGTGGTGACATAGGATTTGAATCACCTTCAAGGTCTTTCAGTGGTCCATCTGAATCAGCTTCTCCTGTGAGAGCGAGACAAGAAGAAACCGCAACCTTTAAGGAAGAGAAGCTTTGTGCGCAGAAGACCCTTGCTGGTCGAATAGCTCAGATGTTCAATAAAAATCCTGATACAGTTCCAGCTTCCTCAAGCAGAGTTGACTTGACCGAGCTTGCTGAAACTGCTAAGTCCGAGGTTTATGAGAGCAGTTCTGAGGATCAGTCCTCTTCCGCTACATTTGAAGAACTAATGAGAACAATGCAGTCACGAGATCAAGCGAGTGAAACCCCAAGCAACTTACCAGGAGGAGTGCTTCTAGATCAATTGTATGTCACTCCACCCCAAGACATAAACACTTTCCTATTTTCTCCAGATTCAGGTTTTCCAAAATCACTCGCAGAAGTGCATGGAACTACAGAATTGGAAGTAGGACTGTGGAAATTAGATAACAGCAGCGAGAGCGTAAAACGAGTAGTTACATATATTAAGGCAGCAACTAAGTTGATAAAGGCTTGCAAAGGAACTGAGGACCAAGTGTATCTCAAAGCTGACGGGAAGGTTTTCGCAGTTCTATCAAGTGTAAGCACTCCTGATGTTCCATATGGGCGCACTTTTAGGACAGAATTGCTCTACTGCATTACACCTGGGCCTGAGCTGCCATCAGGAGAACAATCTTCACGTTTGGTAATATCTTGGCGGATGAATTTTCTGCAGAGCACCATGATGAAAGGAATGATAGAAAATGGAGCCCGACAAGGTTTAAAGGACAGTTTTGACCAGTTTGCTACTTTATTGTCCCAGAATGTTAAGCCAGTTGATTCAAAGGATCTTGGGTCCAATAAGGACCAGGTTTTGGCATCACTGCAAGCTGAACCCCAGTCTGATTGGAAGCTGGCAGTACAATATTTTGGCAATTTCACTGTGGTCTCCACTGTATTTATTGGGTTGTATATGCTTGTACATATTTGGCTTGCCATACCCAGCACTATTCAAGGGCTGGAGTTTGTTGGGCTTGACTTGCCAGATTCAATTGGTGAATTCATTGTCTGTGGTGTCTTGGTTCTTCAAGGAGAAAGGGTGCTGGGGTTGATCTCACGCTTCATGCAGGCCAGAGCGCAAAAAG GCAGTGATCATGGAGTCAAAGCCCAAGGAGATGGTTGGCTGCTAACTGTTGCCTTGATTGAAGGAAGTAACATAGCAGCTGTTGATTCAAGTGGGTTCTCTGATCCGTATGTAGTGTTTACTTGCAATGGGAAAACTAGAACCAGCTCAATCAAGTTCCAGAAATGCGATCCCACATGGAATG AAATATTTGAGTTTGATGCAATGGATGAACCTCCTTCTGTGCTGGATGTGGAAATCTATGATTTTGATGGACCTTTTGATGAAGCTATCTCTCTGGGCCATGCTGAAATCAATTTTGTAAAAACTAATATTTCAGATTTAGCTGATCTGTGGGTTCCTCTTCGAGGAAAGTTAGCTCAGGCATGCCAGTCAAAACTCCATCTGAGAATTTTCTTAAATAACACAAGAGGTGGCAACGTTGCAAATCACTTTTTAACAAAGATGGAGAAGGAGGTGGGCAAGAAG ATAACTGTGCGGTCTCCTCAAACAAATTCAGCCTTTCAAAAACTGTTTGGGCTTCCACCAGAGGAATTTCTCATCAACGACTTTACCTGTCACTTGAAACGAAAAATGCCCCTGCAG GGCCGCCTATTTCTTTCTGCAAGAATAATTGGATTCCATGCAAATTTATTTGGTCACAAGacaaagttttttttcctctggGAGGATATAGAAGAGATTCAAGTTGTTCCTCCTTCTCTGTCATCTATGGGAAGTCCAATTGTAGTCATGACTCTGCGGCCGGGTAGAGGTATGGATGCAAGGCATGGTGCAAAGACACAAGATGGGGAAGGCAGGCTGAAGTTCCATTTCCAGTCCTTTGTGTCTTTCAATGTAGCGCACAG GACAATCATGGCTCTTTGGAAGGCTAGATCTTTGAGTCCTGAGCAGAAGGTGCAAATAGTTGAAGAAGAATCTGAAGTCAAGATCCAAAGTGAAGAGAGTGGGTCTTTCTTAGGCCTTGATGATGTCAGCATGTCTGAG ACAAATTTCTTCGTTGAGCTATTTGGTGGAGGTGAATTGGACCGTAGAGTTATGGAGAAAGCTGGTTGTCTTAACTATTCTTACACCCCATGGGAATCAGAGAAGGGTGATGTGTGTGTGAGGCAGATATATTACAGATTTGATAAACGTGTTTCCCAGTATAGAGGAGAGGTGACTAGTACTCAACAAAAGTCCCGCCTTTCTGATAGAAATGGTTGGCTAGTTCAAGAGGTCTCGACCCTCCATGCAGTTCCGCTTGGTGACTATTTCAAT CTTCACATTCGATACCAAATCGAGGATTTGCCCTCAAACTCAAAGGGATGCCAGGTAAAAGTATACTTTGGGGTTGAGTGGCTCAAAGGCACTCGGCATCAGAAAAGAATTACGAAAAATGTACTAAAGAATCTGCAAGATCGCCTGAAAGACACCTTCAGTGTAGTTGAGACGGAATTCACAAGATAG
- the LOC117624467 gene encoding C2 and GRAM domain-containing protein At1g03370 isoform X1 translates to MKLVVQVMGARDLPAMDLNGLSDPYVKVQLGKQKFRTKVVKKTLNPYWGEEFALRVEDLNEELLISVLDEDKYFNDDFVGCVKLPVSQVFDAGNKSLETAWYPLQPKSKKSKNKDCGEILLTIHFSVNNSFADSASDGGDIGFESPSRSFSGPSESASPVRARQEETATFKEEKLCAQKTLAGRIAQMFNKNPDTVPASSSRVDLTELAETAKSEVYESSSEDQSSSATFEELMRTMQSRDQASETPSNLPGGVLLDQLYVTPPQDINTFLFSPDSGFPKSLAEVHGTTELEVGLWKLDNSSESVKRVVTYIKAATKLIKACKGTEDQVYLKADGKVFAVLSSVSTPDVPYGRTFRTELLYCITPGPELPSGEQSSRLVISWRMNFLQSTMMKGMIENGARQGLKDSFDQFATLLSQNVKPVDSKDLGSNKDQVLASLQAEPQSDWKLAVQYFGNFTVVSTVFIGLYMLVHIWLAIPSTIQGLEFVGLDLPDSIGEFIVCGVLVLQGERVLGLISRFMQARAQKGSDHGVKAQGDGWLLTVALIEGSNIAAVDSSGFSDPYVVFTCNGKTRTSSIKFQKCDPTWNEIFEFDAMDEPPSVLDVEIYDFDGPFDEAISLGHAEINFVKTNISDLADLWVPLRGKLAQACQSKLHLRIFLNNTRGGNVANHFLTKMEKEVGKKITVRSPQTNSAFQKLFGLPPEEFLINDFTCHLKRKMPLQGRLFLSARIIGFHANLFGHKTKFFFLWEDIEEIQVVPPSLSSMGSPIVVMTLRPGRGMDARHGAKTQDGEGRLKFHFQSFVSFNVAHRTIMALWKARSLSPEQKVQIVEEESEVKIQSEESGSFLGLDDVSMSEVYSSAHSVPTNFFVELFGGGELDRRVMEKAGCLNYSYTPWESEKGDVCVRQIYYRFDKRVSQYRGEVTSTQQKSRLSDRNGWLVQEVSTLHAVPLGDYFNLHIRYQIEDLPSNSKGCQVKVYFGVEWLKGTRHQKRITKNVLKNLQDRLKDTFSVVETEFTR, encoded by the exons ATGAAGCTGGTGGTTCAAGTAATGGGGGCTCGAGATCTGCCAGCAATGGATCTAAACGGGTTAAGTGATCCGTATGTGAAGGTGCAGCTGGGAAAGCAGAAGTTCAGGACCAAAGTGGTGAAGAAGACCTTAAACCCATATTGGGGAGAAGAGTTTGCCCTGAGGGTTGAGGACCTCAATGAGGAGCTACTCATCTCTGTTTTGGATGAAGACAAGTACTTTAACGATGACTTTGTTGGCTGTGTCAAGCTCCCTGTTTCCCAAGTCTTCGATGCCGGCAATAAGTCCCTTGAAACTGCTTGGTACCCTCTCCAACCCAAAAGTAAAAAGTCCAAGAACAAAGATTGTG GAGAGATTCTTTTGACGATACATTTTTCTGTAAACAATTCATTTGCGGACTCAGCTTCTGATGGTGGTGACATAGGATTTGAATCACCTTCAAGGTCTTTCAGTGGTCCATCTGAATCAGCTTCTCCTGTGAGAGCGAGACAAGAAGAAACCGCAACCTTTAAGGAAGAGAAGCTTTGTGCGCAGAAGACCCTTGCTGGTCGAATAGCTCAGATGTTCAATAAAAATCCTGATACAGTTCCAGCTTCCTCAAGCAGAGTTGACTTGACCGAGCTTGCTGAAACTGCTAAGTCCGAGGTTTATGAGAGCAGTTCTGAGGATCAGTCCTCTTCCGCTACATTTGAAGAACTAATGAGAACAATGCAGTCACGAGATCAAGCGAGTGAAACCCCAAGCAACTTACCAGGAGGAGTGCTTCTAGATCAATTGTATGTCACTCCACCCCAAGACATAAACACTTTCCTATTTTCTCCAGATTCAGGTTTTCCAAAATCACTCGCAGAAGTGCATGGAACTACAGAATTGGAAGTAGGACTGTGGAAATTAGATAACAGCAGCGAGAGCGTAAAACGAGTAGTTACATATATTAAGGCAGCAACTAAGTTGATAAAGGCTTGCAAAGGAACTGAGGACCAAGTGTATCTCAAAGCTGACGGGAAGGTTTTCGCAGTTCTATCAAGTGTAAGCACTCCTGATGTTCCATATGGGCGCACTTTTAGGACAGAATTGCTCTACTGCATTACACCTGGGCCTGAGCTGCCATCAGGAGAACAATCTTCACGTTTGGTAATATCTTGGCGGATGAATTTTCTGCAGAGCACCATGATGAAAGGAATGATAGAAAATGGAGCCCGACAAGGTTTAAAGGACAGTTTTGACCAGTTTGCTACTTTATTGTCCCAGAATGTTAAGCCAGTTGATTCAAAGGATCTTGGGTCCAATAAGGACCAGGTTTTGGCATCACTGCAAGCTGAACCCCAGTCTGATTGGAAGCTGGCAGTACAATATTTTGGCAATTTCACTGTGGTCTCCACTGTATTTATTGGGTTGTATATGCTTGTACATATTTGGCTTGCCATACCCAGCACTATTCAAGGGCTGGAGTTTGTTGGGCTTGACTTGCCAGATTCAATTGGTGAATTCATTGTCTGTGGTGTCTTGGTTCTTCAAGGAGAAAGGGTGCTGGGGTTGATCTCACGCTTCATGCAGGCCAGAGCGCAAAAAG GCAGTGATCATGGAGTCAAAGCCCAAGGAGATGGTTGGCTGCTAACTGTTGCCTTGATTGAAGGAAGTAACATAGCAGCTGTTGATTCAAGTGGGTTCTCTGATCCGTATGTAGTGTTTACTTGCAATGGGAAAACTAGAACCAGCTCAATCAAGTTCCAGAAATGCGATCCCACATGGAATG AAATATTTGAGTTTGATGCAATGGATGAACCTCCTTCTGTGCTGGATGTGGAAATCTATGATTTTGATGGACCTTTTGATGAAGCTATCTCTCTGGGCCATGCTGAAATCAATTTTGTAAAAACTAATATTTCAGATTTAGCTGATCTGTGGGTTCCTCTTCGAGGAAAGTTAGCTCAGGCATGCCAGTCAAAACTCCATCTGAGAATTTTCTTAAATAACACAAGAGGTGGCAACGTTGCAAATCACTTTTTAACAAAGATGGAGAAGGAGGTGGGCAAGAAG ATAACTGTGCGGTCTCCTCAAACAAATTCAGCCTTTCAAAAACTGTTTGGGCTTCCACCAGAGGAATTTCTCATCAACGACTTTACCTGTCACTTGAAACGAAAAATGCCCCTGCAG GGCCGCCTATTTCTTTCTGCAAGAATAATTGGATTCCATGCAAATTTATTTGGTCACAAGacaaagttttttttcctctggGAGGATATAGAAGAGATTCAAGTTGTTCCTCCTTCTCTGTCATCTATGGGAAGTCCAATTGTAGTCATGACTCTGCGGCCGGGTAGAGGTATGGATGCAAGGCATGGTGCAAAGACACAAGATGGGGAAGGCAGGCTGAAGTTCCATTTCCAGTCCTTTGTGTCTTTCAATGTAGCGCACAG GACAATCATGGCTCTTTGGAAGGCTAGATCTTTGAGTCCTGAGCAGAAGGTGCAAATAGTTGAAGAAGAATCTGAAGTCAAGATCCAAAGTGAAGAGAGTGGGTCTTTCTTAGGCCTTGATGATGTCAGCATGTCTGAGGTTTATTCTTCTGCTCATTCAGTTCCT ACAAATTTCTTCGTTGAGCTATTTGGTGGAGGTGAATTGGACCGTAGAGTTATGGAGAAAGCTGGTTGTCTTAACTATTCTTACACCCCATGGGAATCAGAGAAGGGTGATGTGTGTGTGAGGCAGATATATTACAGATTTGATAAACGTGTTTCCCAGTATAGAGGAGAGGTGACTAGTACTCAACAAAAGTCCCGCCTTTCTGATAGAAATGGTTGGCTAGTTCAAGAGGTCTCGACCCTCCATGCAGTTCCGCTTGGTGACTATTTCAAT CTTCACATTCGATACCAAATCGAGGATTTGCCCTCAAACTCAAAGGGATGCCAGGTAAAAGTATACTTTGGGGTTGAGTGGCTCAAAGGCACTCGGCATCAGAAAAGAATTACGAAAAATGTACTAAAGAATCTGCAAGATCGCCTGAAAGACACCTTCAGTGTAGTTGAGACGGAATTCACAAGATAG
- the LOC117624467 gene encoding C2 and GRAM domain-containing protein At1g03370 isoform X3, giving the protein MKLVVQVMGARDLPAMDLNGLSDPYVKVQLGKQKFRTKVVKKTLNPYWGEEFALRVEDLNEELLISVLDEDKYFNDDFVGCVKLPVSQVFDAGNKSLETAWYPLQPKSKKSKNKDCGEILLTIHFSVNNSFADSASDGGDIGFESPSRSFSGPSESASPVRARQEETATFKEEKLCAQKTLAGRIAQMFNKNPDTVPASSSRVDLTELAETAKSEVYESSSEDQSSSATFEELMRTMQSRDQASETPSNLPGGVLLDQLYVTPPQDINTFLFSPDSGFPKSLAEVHGTTELEVGLWKLDNSSESVKRVVTYIKAATKLIKACKGTEDQVYLKADGKVFAVLSSVSTPDVPYGRTFRTELLYCITPGPELPSGEQSSRLVISWRMNFLQSTMMKGMIENGARQGLKDSFDQFATLLSQNVKPVDSKDLGSNKDQVLASLQAEPQSDWKLAVQYFGNFTVVSTVFIGLYMLVHIWLAIPSTIQGLEFVGLDLPDSIGEFIVCGVLVLQGERVLGLISRFMQARAQKGSDHGVKAQGDGWLLTVALIEGSNIAAVDSSGFSDPYVVFTCNGKTRTSSIKFQKCDPTWNEIFEFDAMDEPPSVLDVEIYDFDGPFDEAISLGHAEINFVKTNISDLADLWVPLRGKLAQACQSKLHLRIFLNNTRGGNVANHFLTKMEKEVGKKITVRSPQTNSAFQKLFGLPPEEFLINDFTCHLKRKMPLQGRLFLSARIIGFHANLFGHKTKFFFLWEDIEEIQVVPPSLSSMGSPIVVMTLRPGRGMDARHGAKTQDGEGRLKFHFQSFVSFNVAHRQISSLSYLVEVNWTVELWRKLVVLTILTPHGNQRRVMCV; this is encoded by the exons ATGAAGCTGGTGGTTCAAGTAATGGGGGCTCGAGATCTGCCAGCAATGGATCTAAACGGGTTAAGTGATCCGTATGTGAAGGTGCAGCTGGGAAAGCAGAAGTTCAGGACCAAAGTGGTGAAGAAGACCTTAAACCCATATTGGGGAGAAGAGTTTGCCCTGAGGGTTGAGGACCTCAATGAGGAGCTACTCATCTCTGTTTTGGATGAAGACAAGTACTTTAACGATGACTTTGTTGGCTGTGTCAAGCTCCCTGTTTCCCAAGTCTTCGATGCCGGCAATAAGTCCCTTGAAACTGCTTGGTACCCTCTCCAACCCAAAAGTAAAAAGTCCAAGAACAAAGATTGTG GAGAGATTCTTTTGACGATACATTTTTCTGTAAACAATTCATTTGCGGACTCAGCTTCTGATGGTGGTGACATAGGATTTGAATCACCTTCAAGGTCTTTCAGTGGTCCATCTGAATCAGCTTCTCCTGTGAGAGCGAGACAAGAAGAAACCGCAACCTTTAAGGAAGAGAAGCTTTGTGCGCAGAAGACCCTTGCTGGTCGAATAGCTCAGATGTTCAATAAAAATCCTGATACAGTTCCAGCTTCCTCAAGCAGAGTTGACTTGACCGAGCTTGCTGAAACTGCTAAGTCCGAGGTTTATGAGAGCAGTTCTGAGGATCAGTCCTCTTCCGCTACATTTGAAGAACTAATGAGAACAATGCAGTCACGAGATCAAGCGAGTGAAACCCCAAGCAACTTACCAGGAGGAGTGCTTCTAGATCAATTGTATGTCACTCCACCCCAAGACATAAACACTTTCCTATTTTCTCCAGATTCAGGTTTTCCAAAATCACTCGCAGAAGTGCATGGAACTACAGAATTGGAAGTAGGACTGTGGAAATTAGATAACAGCAGCGAGAGCGTAAAACGAGTAGTTACATATATTAAGGCAGCAACTAAGTTGATAAAGGCTTGCAAAGGAACTGAGGACCAAGTGTATCTCAAAGCTGACGGGAAGGTTTTCGCAGTTCTATCAAGTGTAAGCACTCCTGATGTTCCATATGGGCGCACTTTTAGGACAGAATTGCTCTACTGCATTACACCTGGGCCTGAGCTGCCATCAGGAGAACAATCTTCACGTTTGGTAATATCTTGGCGGATGAATTTTCTGCAGAGCACCATGATGAAAGGAATGATAGAAAATGGAGCCCGACAAGGTTTAAAGGACAGTTTTGACCAGTTTGCTACTTTATTGTCCCAGAATGTTAAGCCAGTTGATTCAAAGGATCTTGGGTCCAATAAGGACCAGGTTTTGGCATCACTGCAAGCTGAACCCCAGTCTGATTGGAAGCTGGCAGTACAATATTTTGGCAATTTCACTGTGGTCTCCACTGTATTTATTGGGTTGTATATGCTTGTACATATTTGGCTTGCCATACCCAGCACTATTCAAGGGCTGGAGTTTGTTGGGCTTGACTTGCCAGATTCAATTGGTGAATTCATTGTCTGTGGTGTCTTGGTTCTTCAAGGAGAAAGGGTGCTGGGGTTGATCTCACGCTTCATGCAGGCCAGAGCGCAAAAAG GCAGTGATCATGGAGTCAAAGCCCAAGGAGATGGTTGGCTGCTAACTGTTGCCTTGATTGAAGGAAGTAACATAGCAGCTGTTGATTCAAGTGGGTTCTCTGATCCGTATGTAGTGTTTACTTGCAATGGGAAAACTAGAACCAGCTCAATCAAGTTCCAGAAATGCGATCCCACATGGAATG AAATATTTGAGTTTGATGCAATGGATGAACCTCCTTCTGTGCTGGATGTGGAAATCTATGATTTTGATGGACCTTTTGATGAAGCTATCTCTCTGGGCCATGCTGAAATCAATTTTGTAAAAACTAATATTTCAGATTTAGCTGATCTGTGGGTTCCTCTTCGAGGAAAGTTAGCTCAGGCATGCCAGTCAAAACTCCATCTGAGAATTTTCTTAAATAACACAAGAGGTGGCAACGTTGCAAATCACTTTTTAACAAAGATGGAGAAGGAGGTGGGCAAGAAG ATAACTGTGCGGTCTCCTCAAACAAATTCAGCCTTTCAAAAACTGTTTGGGCTTCCACCAGAGGAATTTCTCATCAACGACTTTACCTGTCACTTGAAACGAAAAATGCCCCTGCAG GGCCGCCTATTTCTTTCTGCAAGAATAATTGGATTCCATGCAAATTTATTTGGTCACAAGacaaagttttttttcctctggGAGGATATAGAAGAGATTCAAGTTGTTCCTCCTTCTCTGTCATCTATGGGAAGTCCAATTGTAGTCATGACTCTGCGGCCGGGTAGAGGTATGGATGCAAGGCATGGTGCAAAGACACAAGATGGGGAAGGCAGGCTGAAGTTCCATTTCCAGTCCTTTGTGTCTTTCAATGTAGCGCACAG ACAAATTTCTTCGTTGAGCTATTTGGTGGAGGTGAATTGGACCGTAGAGTTATGGAGAAAGCTGGTTGTCTTAACTATTCTTACACCCCATGGGAATCAGAGAAGGGTGATGTGTGTGTGA